Proteins encoded by one window of Chondromyces crocatus:
- a CDS encoding AAA family ATPase, translating to MNAKRSLRVYFTTHADGRFTGILLRTWDWLFDRPAPAAYGISEEDVLAQIEAELLTLTVTEEDDLERYLWDDAFETRTITVEVHPETTVDKRTVIGKRRIPLRLTYLWSKLREGGFRVMLPRFNWWFIVEDLASAPEVLRHRVTSALIGESQQSLYDFRMEGEEYVRAWSPRLAQAQNRRRAAAKDAPEHGRTLQAISEELVERATLRKLPPVVGESPELEAALPLIDRTTPTSILLVGGAGVGKTTWVYRLAQRLAAWRREPDRPRPPRIYSTSADRILAGMKYIGMWQERCLALVDELSHEGDYLHVGNLLPLLRPQPDGASLADLFLPALRSEEISLLAECTEEELELCQRRAATLVSCFQVVRLRELAHAAVPALLEEYEEKRDLHVRLHPAGKKRLVQHLSMFRRDVLFPGKALRFLDWLSQEGASVAGGAPRKLYPREVSTAYARYSGLPLELIADDIPASATALSQQLQERVIGQDAACAVAARVLSRFKAGMNDPERPAGTLLFVGPTGVGKTELAKQLARTLFGDEERMIRLDMSEFMLPGASMRLLATGPGVVSLAQRVRQEPLSLVLFDELEKAHAEVFDLLLGILGEGRLTDDEGRLVDFRMTVIVMTSNLGISDRAAVGFGEGNPRAPGGGRHAIPAAVREHFRPEFFNRIDHVVPFSGLTRESLLRIVDLELTRVRGRTGLLRRGLRLQATAEARALLADLGFDARRGARPLKRVLEEQVITPIAATMAADPTYRERDVVIRVEEGRLRVG from the coding sequence GTGAACGCCAAGCGCTCGCTCCGGGTCTACTTCACGACGCACGCCGATGGCCGCTTCACGGGCATCCTGCTGCGCACCTGGGACTGGCTCTTCGATCGTCCTGCGCCCGCGGCCTACGGGATCTCCGAGGAGGATGTGCTCGCGCAGATCGAGGCGGAGCTGCTCACGCTGACGGTGACGGAGGAGGACGACCTGGAGCGCTACCTCTGGGACGATGCGTTCGAGACCCGGACGATCACCGTCGAGGTGCATCCGGAGACGACGGTCGACAAGCGCACGGTCATCGGCAAGCGCCGGATTCCGCTGCGGCTCACTTACCTGTGGAGCAAGCTGCGCGAGGGCGGCTTCCGGGTGATGCTGCCCCGGTTCAACTGGTGGTTCATCGTCGAGGATCTCGCGAGCGCGCCCGAGGTGCTGCGGCACCGCGTCACCAGCGCGCTGATCGGTGAGTCGCAGCAGTCGCTGTACGACTTCCGGATGGAAGGGGAGGAGTATGTCCGCGCCTGGTCGCCCCGGCTGGCCCAGGCGCAGAACCGGAGACGCGCGGCCGCGAAAGACGCTCCCGAGCACGGGCGGACGCTCCAGGCCATCAGCGAGGAGCTGGTGGAGCGCGCCACGCTGCGCAAGCTTCCCCCCGTGGTCGGGGAGTCGCCGGAGCTGGAGGCAGCGCTGCCGCTCATCGACCGCACGACGCCGACGTCCATCTTGCTCGTCGGCGGCGCCGGCGTGGGGAAGACGACGTGGGTGTACCGGCTGGCCCAGCGGCTCGCCGCGTGGCGTCGCGAGCCGGACCGCCCGCGGCCTCCGCGCATCTACAGCACGTCCGCCGATCGCATCCTCGCCGGGATGAAGTACATCGGGATGTGGCAGGAGCGGTGCCTCGCGCTGGTCGACGAGCTGTCGCACGAGGGCGACTACCTGCACGTGGGCAACCTCTTGCCCCTGCTCCGCCCGCAACCGGACGGCGCGTCCCTCGCCGACCTGTTCCTCCCCGCCCTGCGCTCCGAGGAGATCAGCCTCCTGGCGGAGTGCACCGAGGAGGAGCTGGAACTGTGCCAGCGACGCGCGGCGACGCTGGTGTCTTGCTTCCAGGTCGTGCGGCTGCGCGAACTCGCGCACGCGGCCGTGCCCGCGCTGCTCGAGGAGTACGAGGAGAAGCGTGACCTCCACGTGCGCCTGCACCCGGCCGGCAAGAAGCGGCTCGTGCAGCACCTCTCCATGTTCCGGCGCGATGTGCTCTTCCCGGGCAAGGCGCTCCGCTTTCTCGACTGGCTCTCGCAGGAGGGGGCGTCGGTGGCCGGCGGAGCGCCGCGCAAGCTCTACCCGCGGGAAGTGTCGACCGCATACGCCCGTTATTCCGGCTTGCCGCTGGAGCTGATCGCCGACGACATCCCCGCCAGCGCCACAGCGCTCTCGCAGCAGCTCCAGGAGCGGGTGATCGGACAAGACGCGGCCTGCGCGGTCGCGGCCCGGGTGCTGTCCCGCTTCAAGGCCGGGATGAACGACCCGGAACGCCCCGCCGGCACGCTGCTCTTCGTCGGTCCGACCGGGGTGGGCAAGACCGAGCTGGCCAAGCAGCTCGCCCGCACCCTCTTCGGCGACGAAGAGAGGATGATCCGGCTCGACATGAGCGAGTTCATGCTACCCGGCGCGTCGATGCGGCTCCTCGCGACCGGGCCGGGCGTGGTCAGCCTGGCGCAGCGGGTGCGACAGGAGCCCCTCAGCTTGGTCCTGTTCGACGAGCTGGAGAAGGCACACGCCGAGGTCTTCGACCTGCTGCTCGGCATCCTCGGCGAGGGGCGGCTGACCGACGACGAGGGCCGCCTCGTCGACTTCCGGATGACCGTGATCGTCATGACCTCGAACCTCGGGATCTCCGATCGCGCCGCGGTGGGCTTCGGCGAGGGGAACCCACGCGCTCCGGGAGGAGGCCGCCACGCCATCCCCGCCGCCGTACGGGAGCACTTCCGGCCCGAGTTCTTCAACCGGATCGATCACGTCGTCCCGTTCTCGGGGCTGACGCGGGAGAGCTTGTTGCGCATCGTCGACCTCGAACTCACCCGGGTGCGCGGTCGGACCGGTCTCCTGCGGCGAGGTCTCCGGCTGCAAGCGACCGCCGAGGCCCGCGCGCTCCTCGCCGACCTGGGGTTCGACGCCCGCCGAGGAGCACGGCCTCTCAAGCGGGTCCTCGAAGAGCAGGTGATCACCCCCATCGCCGCCACGATGGCCGCCGACCCCACGTACCGAGAGCGCGACGTCGTGATCCGGGTCGAGGAGGGTCGGCTCCGGGTCGGGTAG
- a CDS encoding NADH-quinone oxidoreductase subunit A → MATYIPLLLLFLVAAIIALAMFGLSSFIGPKNPTPEKMIPYECGSESTGGRFVKPSVKFYLTAILFVVFDLEAVLIYPWTLQFRSLGWVGLATMGSFIALLVVGLLYVWKKGALEWEK, encoded by the coding sequence ATGGCCACCTACATCCCGCTCCTGCTGCTCTTCCTCGTCGCCGCAATCATCGCCCTCGCGATGTTCGGGCTTTCTTCGTTCATCGGGCCGAAGAACCCGACGCCGGAGAAGATGATCCCCTACGAGTGCGGCAGCGAGTCGACCGGCGGGCGATTCGTCAAGCCGAGCGTCAAGTTCTACCTGACCGCGATCCTGTTCGTGGTGTTCGACCTGGAGGCCGTGCTCATCTATCCGTGGACGCTTCAGTTCCGGTCGCTCGGCTGGGTCGGGCTGGCGACCATGGGCTCGTTCATCGCGTTGCTCGTCGTCGGCCTGCTGTACGTGTGGAAGAAGGGAGCCCTCGAATGGGAGAAGTGA
- a CDS encoding NADH-quinone oxidoreductase subunit B: MGEVKNTTTSVRVLEGSETGFATTRLDALLGWAKKYSLFQYPFVTACCGMEFMAMASPRFDMARFGAEAPRFSPRQADLLWVVGTISQRQAPALRRIYEQMTDPKYVLAFGTCASCGGFYDNYTTVPGIDKVIPCDVYVPGCPPRPEAVLDGLMLLQDKIARGDRTPAVVKPRFDPAKHGEELLQLQRKGGG, encoded by the coding sequence ATGGGAGAAGTGAAAAACACCACGACCAGCGTCCGGGTCCTCGAAGGCTCCGAGACGGGGTTCGCCACGACCAGGCTCGACGCGCTGCTCGGCTGGGCGAAGAAGTACTCGCTGTTCCAGTACCCGTTCGTCACGGCCTGCTGCGGGATGGAGTTCATGGCCATGGCGAGCCCGCGCTTCGACATGGCGCGGTTCGGCGCCGAGGCGCCCCGCTTCTCGCCGCGACAGGCGGACCTGCTCTGGGTGGTGGGCACGATCAGCCAGCGCCAGGCGCCCGCGCTGCGCCGCATCTACGAGCAGATGACGGACCCGAAGTACGTGCTCGCCTTCGGCACGTGCGCGTCCTGCGGCGGCTTCTACGACAACTACACGACCGTCCCGGGGATCGACAAAGTCATCCCTTGCGATGTGTACGTGCCGGGCTGCCCGCCGCGTCCCGAGGCGGTCCTCGACGGGCTGATGCTCCTCCAGGACAAGATCGCGCGCGGTGACCGCACGCCCGCCGTGGTCAAGCCGCGCTTCGATCCCGCGAAGCATGGCGAGGAGCTGCTCCAGCTCCAGCGGAAGGGAGGAGGCTGA
- a CDS encoding NADH-quinone oxidoreductase subunit C produces the protein MSKQILDLLQARFPGAILETHSQFGDDTAVVDPAAWLDVAKFLREDPRIDMDMFTDLTAVDYLWQGMVPRFEVVCHLRSLQHGHRIRIKARVGEEDGSGADIASLVPVWKGANWFERETFDMFGVNFVNHPDLRRILMYPEFEGYPLRKDYPAQKYQPLVPFRDVPGKMAPFGPDEGMSFGRQTHDQHAGYANEEAPLPPEA, from the coding sequence ATGAGCAAGCAGATCCTCGACCTGCTCCAGGCCCGGTTCCCCGGCGCCATCCTGGAGACCCACTCGCAGTTCGGCGACGACACGGCGGTGGTCGATCCGGCCGCATGGCTCGATGTCGCGAAGTTCCTCCGGGAGGACCCGCGCATCGACATGGACATGTTCACCGACCTCACGGCGGTCGACTACCTGTGGCAGGGCATGGTCCCGCGCTTCGAGGTGGTCTGTCACCTCCGGTCGCTCCAGCACGGTCACCGCATCCGCATCAAGGCGCGCGTCGGTGAAGAAGACGGGTCCGGTGCCGACATCGCCTCGCTGGTGCCGGTGTGGAAGGGCGCGAACTGGTTCGAGCGCGAGACGTTCGACATGTTCGGCGTCAACTTCGTCAACCACCCGGATCTGCGCCGCATCCTGATGTACCCGGAGTTCGAGGGATACCCGCTCCGGAAGGACTACCCCGCCCAGAAGTACCAACCGCTCGTCCCGTTCCGCGACGTGCCTGGCAAGATGGCTCCCTTCGGTCCTGACGAAGGCATGAGCTTCGGTCGCCAGACGCACGATCAGCACGCCGGATACGCGAACGAAGAAGCGCCCCTGCCCCCGGAGGCCTAG
- a CDS encoding NADH-quinone oxidoreductase subunit D, protein MEPLDLDISEGELELPSEPMLLNMGPSHPAMHGTVRIVVELSGEVINKADVQIGYLHRGFEKMCERGTWTQVFPYVDRCNYVSPMLNNVGFALAVEKMMGVTVPERCQYYRVALGELARICDHMICNGAMCMELGAFTPFLYLARAREVIWDIFEEETGARVTHSFGRVGGMAAPPTPDFKGMVRAGLARVMQYINDSEKLVLKNRIFLDRLEGVGIISKEDALALGWTGPTLRSTGAAYDVRRSHPYLVYDRLDFDIPVGTTGDNYDRFMCRLEEIRQSYRIIDQVLQQMPDEGPINVEDPRIILPPKGEVYTTIEATIQHFKIVMEGIKVPAGECYSYTEGGNGELGFYMVSDGSGTPYRMRIRPPCFAVTQGLEQLVTGLMIPDIVPTFGSLNMIGGECDH, encoded by the coding sequence ATGGAACCGCTGGATCTCGATATCAGTGAGGGCGAGCTCGAACTTCCGAGCGAGCCGATGCTGCTGAACATGGGGCCGTCGCATCCCGCGATGCACGGCACCGTCCGGATCGTCGTCGAGCTGTCGGGTGAGGTGATCAACAAGGCCGACGTGCAGATCGGCTACCTGCACCGTGGCTTCGAGAAGATGTGCGAGCGCGGCACCTGGACGCAGGTGTTCCCGTACGTCGACCGCTGCAACTACGTCTCGCCGATGCTGAACAACGTCGGCTTCGCGCTCGCCGTCGAGAAGATGATGGGCGTGACGGTGCCGGAGCGATGCCAGTACTACCGCGTCGCGCTCGGCGAGCTGGCGCGCATCTGCGATCACATGATCTGCAACGGCGCCATGTGCATGGAGCTCGGCGCGTTCACGCCGTTCCTCTACCTGGCCCGCGCACGCGAGGTCATCTGGGACATCTTCGAGGAAGAGACCGGGGCGCGCGTGACGCACAGCTTCGGCCGCGTCGGCGGGATGGCAGCGCCCCCCACGCCCGACTTCAAGGGGATGGTGCGCGCCGGCCTCGCCCGGGTGATGCAGTACATCAACGACTCCGAGAAGCTCGTGCTGAAGAACCGCATCTTCCTCGACCGGCTCGAGGGGGTCGGCATCATCAGCAAGGAAGACGCGCTCGCGCTCGGGTGGACGGGCCCCACGCTCCGCTCCACCGGCGCTGCTTACGACGTCCGCCGCTCGCACCCTTACCTGGTCTACGACCGCCTGGACTTCGACATCCCGGTGGGCACCACGGGCGACAACTACGATCGGTTCATGTGCCGCCTCGAGGAGATCCGGCAGTCGTACCGCATCATCGATCAGGTGCTGCAGCAGATGCCGGACGAGGGGCCGATCAACGTGGAGGATCCGCGGATCATCCTTCCACCGAAGGGTGAGGTCTACACGACCATCGAGGCGACCATCCAGCACTTCAAGATCGTGATGGAGGGCATCAAGGTGCCCGCGGGCGAGTGCTACTCGTACACCGAGGGTGGCAACGGCGAGCTCGGCTTCTACATGGTCTCCGACGGCAGCGGCACGCCGTACCGGATGCGCATCCGGCCGCCCTGCTTCGCGGTGACCCAGGGGCTGGAGCAACTGGTGACTGGGCTGATGATCCCCGACATCGTTCCGACGTTCGGCTCGTTGAACATGATCGGCGGGGAGTGCGACCACTAG
- a CDS encoding molybdopterin-dependent oxidoreductase: MATIKIDGREIPFEPGDTVIRAAHRAGIDIPHYCWHPGLSVAANCRMCLVEVPPPPGRPAMQLDILRWDAEKQDYVPDRKPKLQPACQMACAPGMEVLSESSNHVTEARSAVQELLLLNHPVDCPICDQAGECRLQDYWLEHQRTGKRMRQEVVHKPKAVVFGPTIVYDAERCIICTRCVRFSDEVAKDPVLDVRERGNLNEIIVSPGRQLDHDYTLMTEHVCPVGALTSIDFRFKARVWFLRSARTVCQGCSTGCNAFLDYDPRNNTPYRHRPRENMAVNTYWMCDNGMLSYKRALEGRMLTSLVGGDDASLPDALAAAQEQLAGVKESPARVAIVLSAQHSTEDNYALFLLGRTYIGAVDFFVSGRPLGKEDHLLMSADKNPNTRGVMKIFEAAAETSTGPSNPPRPIAQLLEGIAAGKYSYVIALGTDLEVDAANAQKTLSRLKGMVTIASHDGPLAKAAHVALPATVWAEAEGSYINKKGLVQRSERALMPRGDARPAWALIAELGRKLGYATGWKTLTEVRRAMPAGTWAGSTAPSHDVPAPATTTEESGAAV; this comes from the coding sequence ATGGCGACCATCAAGATCGACGGTAGAGAGATTCCTTTCGAGCCCGGGGACACCGTGATCCGGGCAGCCCACCGGGCTGGCATCGACATTCCACACTACTGCTGGCACCCGGGACTTTCCGTCGCGGCGAACTGCCGCATGTGCCTCGTGGAGGTCCCGCCGCCGCCAGGGCGTCCGGCGATGCAGCTCGACATCCTGCGCTGGGACGCCGAGAAGCAGGACTACGTCCCCGACCGCAAGCCCAAGCTCCAGCCGGCGTGCCAGATGGCGTGCGCCCCCGGGATGGAGGTGCTCAGCGAGTCGAGCAACCACGTGACCGAGGCGCGGTCGGCGGTGCAGGAGCTGCTGCTCCTGAACCACCCCGTCGACTGTCCGATCTGCGATCAGGCAGGTGAGTGCCGGCTCCAGGATTACTGGCTGGAGCATCAGCGCACCGGCAAGCGGATGCGCCAGGAGGTGGTGCACAAGCCCAAGGCCGTCGTCTTCGGACCGACCATCGTCTACGACGCGGAGCGCTGCATCATCTGCACGCGCTGCGTGCGGTTCTCCGACGAGGTGGCGAAGGATCCGGTGCTCGACGTGCGCGAGCGCGGCAACCTGAACGAGATCATCGTCTCGCCAGGGCGGCAGCTCGACCACGACTACACGCTGATGACGGAGCACGTGTGCCCCGTCGGCGCGCTGACGTCGATCGACTTCCGGTTCAAGGCGCGCGTGTGGTTCCTCCGGAGCGCGCGCACGGTGTGCCAGGGGTGCTCGACGGGCTGCAACGCCTTCCTCGACTACGATCCGCGCAACAACACGCCGTACCGTCACCGGCCGCGCGAGAACATGGCCGTCAACACCTACTGGATGTGTGACAACGGCATGCTCTCGTACAAGCGGGCCCTCGAGGGGAGGATGCTCACCTCGCTGGTCGGCGGCGACGACGCTTCGCTGCCGGATGCCCTCGCTGCGGCGCAGGAGCAGCTCGCCGGCGTGAAGGAGAGCCCCGCCCGGGTGGCCATCGTGCTCTCGGCGCAGCACTCGACGGAAGACAACTACGCGCTCTTCCTGCTGGGTCGCACCTACATCGGCGCGGTCGACTTCTTCGTCTCGGGGCGTCCTCTCGGCAAGGAGGACCACCTCCTGATGAGCGCGGACAAGAACCCGAACACGCGCGGGGTGATGAAGATCTTCGAGGCCGCCGCCGAGACGAGCACGGGCCCGTCGAACCCGCCTCGGCCGATCGCGCAGCTCCTCGAGGGCATCGCGGCCGGCAAGTACTCGTACGTCATCGCGCTGGGCACCGATCTCGAGGTGGATGCCGCCAACGCGCAGAAGACCCTCTCTCGCCTCAAGGGGATGGTCACCATCGCCTCCCACGACGGGCCGCTCGCGAAAGCGGCACACGTCGCGCTGCCGGCGACGGTGTGGGCCGAGGCGGAAGGGTCGTACATCAACAAGAAGGGCCTCGTGCAGCGCAGCGAGCGCGCCCTCATGCCGCGCGGAGACGCTCGGCCGGCGTGGGCGCTCATCGCCGAGCTGGGTCGCAAGCTGGGCTATGCGACGGGATGGAAGACGCTCACCGAGGTGCGTCGCGCCATGCCCGCAGGGACCTGGGCCGGCTCGACGGCGCCGTCGCATGACGTCCCGGCGCCCGCCACCACCACCGAAGAGTCTGGGGCAGCGGTATGA
- a CDS encoding complex I subunit 1/NuoH family protein — MTGVEIVLALIKIIVMIAFLLGLAPIAIWADRRQSAMVQGRPGPNRAVFFIPSMAARGIVVGPPLLFAAIAGFTATMTLTPRAAYEGTIIAIQLAVLAGWFSLLILWKTVHGSGAINRFEELVASAEPRNIFYGGVAAHLAGLFLARLIPRESAPLSARVTLGVLAALLLVIGFYGASRVPDGKVGVRLAGTLHPAADALKLIFKEDFVPTNADKLLHALAPILAIFPAFITFAIIPFGDKLCFGDNGDGEFGFADLGLLQRSVDQGFQCAGHVVNLQVADLNVGILYLFAMAGTSVVGAAIAGWASDNKFSLLGGLRASSQMVSYEVAMGLSLVGLFMIYGSLQLGPMVEWQRENAWGIFIQPLAFFLFLAALNAELKRVPFDAPEGESEIVAGYFLEYSGMKWGMFMAGEYVELLVSSALLTTLFLGGYSLPFLYRDGITVAFGDTTLFQYKMTHLSVTIIQVLTFFGKTIVVSWVQIFFRWTLPRFRYDQIMRLGWTKLLPLAIANMMVTGIVVIAIDSAPVGFQGGLKVVGQVTQALLAVGGLAAVVALVAGLLEPVKREQFLASSAARFAAAAGGSKPSPQQT; from the coding sequence ATGACCGGCGTAGAGATCGTCCTGGCGCTCATCAAGATCATCGTCATGATCGCGTTCTTGCTCGGGTTGGCACCCATCGCCATCTGGGCGGACCGCCGGCAGAGCGCGATGGTGCAGGGCCGCCCCGGCCCGAACCGCGCGGTATTCTTCATCCCCTCGATGGCCGCCCGCGGCATCGTCGTCGGGCCGCCGCTCCTCTTCGCCGCCATCGCTGGCTTCACGGCGACGATGACCCTCACGCCGCGCGCGGCGTACGAGGGGACGATCATCGCCATCCAGCTCGCCGTGCTGGCGGGCTGGTTCAGCCTGCTCATTCTGTGGAAGACCGTCCACGGGAGCGGCGCCATCAACCGCTTCGAGGAGCTGGTCGCGAGCGCGGAGCCGCGGAACATCTTCTACGGGGGCGTGGCCGCGCACCTCGCCGGCCTCTTCCTCGCCCGGCTCATTCCGCGTGAGTCGGCACCGCTCTCGGCGCGCGTCACGCTCGGCGTGCTGGCCGCGCTGCTCCTCGTCATCGGGTTCTACGGCGCGTCGCGCGTACCGGATGGGAAGGTGGGGGTTCGCCTCGCCGGCACCCTTCACCCGGCAGCCGACGCCCTGAAGCTGATCTTCAAGGAAGACTTCGTTCCCACCAACGCGGACAAGCTGCTGCACGCGCTGGCGCCGATCCTGGCGATCTTCCCCGCGTTCATCACGTTCGCCATCATCCCCTTCGGCGACAAGCTCTGCTTCGGGGACAACGGCGACGGCGAGTTCGGCTTCGCCGACCTGGGCCTTCTCCAGCGCAGCGTCGACCAGGGCTTCCAGTGCGCGGGCCACGTGGTGAACCTGCAGGTGGCCGACCTGAACGTCGGCATCCTCTACCTGTTCGCCATGGCGGGCACGAGCGTGGTCGGCGCGGCGATCGCAGGATGGGCGAGCGACAACAAGTTCTCGCTGCTCGGTGGCCTCCGCGCTTCGAGCCAGATGGTGAGCTACGAGGTCGCGATGGGGCTCAGCCTCGTCGGGCTGTTCATGATCTACGGCAGCCTCCAGCTCGGCCCGATGGTCGAGTGGCAGCGCGAGAACGCCTGGGGGATCTTCATCCAGCCGCTCGCATTCTTCCTGTTCCTCGCCGCGCTCAACGCGGAGCTGAAGCGCGTCCCGTTCGACGCGCCCGAGGGTGAGAGCGAGATCGTGGCCGGCTACTTCCTCGAGTACTCGGGGATGAAGTGGGGCATGTTCATGGCCGGCGAGTACGTCGAGCTGCTCGTGTCGAGCGCGCTGCTGACGACGCTGTTCCTCGGTGGCTACTCGCTCCCCTTCCTGTACCGCGACGGCATCACGGTGGCCTTCGGGGACACCACGCTGTTCCAGTACAAGATGACGCACCTGTCGGTCACGATCATCCAGGTGCTCACCTTCTTCGGGAAGACCATCGTCGTGAGCTGGGTGCAGATCTTCTTCCGGTGGACGCTGCCGCGCTTCCGGTACGACCAGATCATGCGCCTCGGCTGGACGAAGCTCCTGCCGCTCGCGATCGCCAACATGATGGTCACCGGCATCGTGGTGATCGCCATCGACTCGGCGCCGGTGGGCTTCCAGGGTGGGCTGAAGGTCGTGGGTCAGGTGACCCAGGCCCTCCTCGCCGTCGGCGGGCTCGCCGCAGTCGTCGCCCTCGTCGCAGGTCTCCTCGAGCCCGTGAAGAGAGAGCAGTTCCTCGCGTCTTCCGCAGCGCGCTTCGCGGCCGCAGCGGGAGGCTCCAAACCGTCGCCTCAGCAGACGTAA
- a CDS encoding NuoI/complex I 23 kDa subunit family protein: MAKAPAPNPWTKPRGEPIKGKAIPRPSRTADVQSYIPAFLKGMSLTMKHFFKNTKETMLGQTPDPVLESLSEGVTTINYPEVKRPYPDRFRGLHRLTLRQDDSPRCVACLCCSTACPAQCIHIVAGEYPEGDARRGYERYPTSFVIDELRCIFCGFCVEACPCDAIRMDTGMHATAYDSREQFIYKRELLMSFTGRDGSRESANPRHEPGDLTHPGVTREHMSH; encoded by the coding sequence ATGGCCAAGGCACCCGCCCCCAATCCCTGGACGAAGCCCCGCGGCGAGCCCATCAAGGGCAAGGCGATTCCGCGCCCGTCGCGCACTGCTGACGTGCAGTCGTACATCCCCGCGTTCCTGAAGGGGATGTCGCTCACGATGAAGCACTTCTTCAAGAACACGAAGGAGACGATGCTCGGACAGACGCCCGACCCGGTGCTGGAGAGCCTCTCCGAGGGCGTCACGACCATCAATTACCCCGAGGTGAAGCGCCCCTATCCGGATCGCTTCCGCGGGCTGCACCGGCTCACCTTGCGGCAGGACGACTCGCCCCGTTGCGTGGCGTGCCTGTGCTGCTCGACGGCGTGCCCGGCGCAGTGCATCCACATCGTGGCTGGCGAGTACCCCGAGGGAGATGCGCGCCGTGGCTACGAGCGTTACCCCACGTCGTTCGTCATCGACGAGCTCCGCTGCATCTTCTGCGGGTTCTGTGTGGAGGCGTGCCCCTGCGACGCCATCCGCATGGACACCGGGATGCACGCGACGGCGTACGACTCGCGGGAGCAGTTCATCTACAAGCGCGAGCTGTTGATGAGCTTCACCGGTCGTGATGGCTCGCGGGAGTCCGCGAACCCCCGTCACGAGCCCGGTGACCTGACCCACCCGGGCGTGACGCGCGAGCACATGTCTCACTGA
- the gatB gene encoding Asp-tRNA(Asn)/Glu-tRNA(Gln) amidotransferase subunit GatB: MATNFGAYEAVIGLEVHAQLLTRTKAFCGCTASFGDPPNTHTCPVCLGLPGALPVLNGEAVRMAVAASLALGCTIQQHSVFARKNYFYPDLPKGYQLSQYELPLALSGFLEFDVEGEPKRGRILRVHMEEDAGKNMHGQGNASIVDLNRAGTPLIEIVGEPDLRSPAEAAEYMRRLRDILMFIGVNDGNLEQGSFRCDANVSVRKIGEERLGTRVELKNINSFKFVADAIEVEIRRQITLVEGGGRVHQQTRGYNPERRETFLLRDKEDVADYRYFPDPDLPPLDLDEVFIDAVRAALPELPSPKRRRFVEGMGLSAYAAGVMTAHPRIAGFFEEAALLHGDPVKVANFVQSEVLRDARTTGLSATFPVTPAQVASLLRLVDEGTISGKQAKEVFTAMAGSGQDPADIVRERGMAVLDDAVALEGMARELLAANPKQVEAYRSGKTALLGYFVGQMMKRTGGSASPAVVNEVLLRLLGSPT; encoded by the coding sequence ATGGCCACGAACTTCGGCGCGTATGAGGCCGTGATCGGCCTCGAGGTCCATGCCCAGCTCCTCACCCGCACGAAGGCGTTCTGCGGCTGCACGGCGAGCTTCGGCGATCCGCCGAACACGCACACGTGTCCTGTCTGCCTGGGCCTCCCCGGGGCGCTGCCCGTGCTCAATGGCGAGGCCGTGCGCATGGCAGTGGCGGCGTCGCTGGCCCTGGGCTGCACCATCCAGCAGCACAGCGTCTTCGCCCGGAAGAACTACTTCTATCCGGACCTGCCGAAGGGCTACCAGCTCAGCCAGTACGAGCTGCCGCTCGCGCTCTCCGGGTTCCTCGAGTTCGACGTGGAGGGGGAGCCCAAGCGCGGACGCATCCTCCGCGTCCACATGGAGGAGGACGCTGGCAAGAACATGCACGGACAGGGGAACGCGTCCATCGTCGACCTGAACCGCGCGGGCACGCCGCTCATCGAGATCGTGGGTGAGCCGGATCTCCGGTCGCCGGCAGAGGCGGCGGAGTACATGCGGCGGCTCCGTGACATCTTGATGTTCATCGGGGTCAACGACGGCAACCTGGAGCAAGGCAGCTTTCGCTGCGATGCAAACGTCTCGGTGCGCAAGATCGGCGAAGAGCGGCTGGGTACGCGGGTGGAGCTGAAGAACATCAACTCCTTCAAGTTCGTCGCCGATGCGATCGAGGTGGAGATCCGGAGGCAGATCACGCTGGTCGAAGGTGGAGGGCGGGTCCACCAGCAAACGCGCGGCTACAACCCGGAGCGACGCGAGACGTTCCTCTTGCGCGACAAGGAAGACGTCGCCGACTACCGCTACTTCCCCGACCCGGACTTGCCGCCTCTCGATCTCGATGAGGTGTTCATCGACGCCGTGCGCGCGGCTTTGCCCGAGCTGCCGAGCCCGAAGCGCCGCCGCTTCGTCGAGGGCATGGGTCTGTCGGCCTACGCGGCAGGCGTGATGACGGCACACCCACGCATCGCCGGCTTCTTCGAGGAGGCAGCCCTCCTTCACGGCGATCCGGTGAAGGTCGCCAATTTCGTGCAGAGCGAGGTCCTCCGCGATGCGCGCACCACCGGGCTCTCGGCGACCTTTCCGGTGACGCCGGCTCAAGTGGCGAGCCTCCTCCGGCTGGTGGACGAGGGGACCATCAGCGGCAAGCAAGCCAAGGAGGTGTTCACGGCGATGGCCGGGTCCGGGCAAGATCCCGCGGACATCGTGCGCGAGCGAGGCATGGCGGTGCTCGACGACGCGGTGGCCCTCGAAGGCATGGCGCGGGAACTCCTCGCTGCGAACCCCAAGCAGGTCGAGGCGTACAGGAGCGGGAAGACCGCGCTGCTCGGGTACTTCGTGGGCCAGATGATGAAGCGAACGGGCGGTAGTGCGAGTCCTGCCGTGGTCAACGAGGTGCTCCTGCGGCTCCTCGGGAGTCCGACGTGA